From Impatiens glandulifera chromosome 7, dImpGla2.1, whole genome shotgun sequence:
ATGTCATTTttagtttttgttattttaaaatattatcgtttttttttataatatatggataatttaaactaaaatattaattaaaaaaaatagattttagcCGATTTCATGACTAtttaaccaaaaaataattatattatttaaaattattaattacaaaattaatataaacaagAAGTGCCGATTGAAACACATATGGTCATGTAAGTCATAGACAACCATAAAAACTTGACCATGACTCACTCAGCCATAAATTAGGTGTGAAATTTTCATTGgttgaaatttattaattttgtttttcttctggaaaattttaattatcaatagtATAAAAAAGTACAAGGAATGTGTCATAGGTAAAATAATGtattcctttttttatttttaataataataatacttcaGTCTTTATTTTgctttattataattttgtgtttaatataatattttgtacatATTAGTTAATAATCTAAGTGATctaatttaaactatttatataaatacttcaaacttaaattaataaataattaactttacATGAGAAATAATGTTGTGAACTTGTgataaataatatcattaaagaATAGTCATACAATCTTAactaaagttaaaatatttaaagtgatTCACTTAAACCCACTTGATTCCTAATGGCTAATATGACATTAAATTTAATGGGTTAAATCccatttttattgtatttaaaaaaaatgtgtaatatgGACTGATTATTATTTTTGCTACACCTTCtcttatttatcatttttctaatatttaattctaGTACACATTTGTCATGAGACTTGACTATAAATATGTTggtcattaaatatataaaacaacttGCCCATGACTAATATTGCCCCCTAGACCTACAATAATAAGTCACACTTCTTTCTTCATGggtgtaataatattttaatcaatataaTCTTTATAGACATTTTACTCTACCAATGTAAATTGTTTGGTAAAGTGTATCTTAATTATAAGGTAGTATTACTCTACCAATGTATATATGATTAAGAgcaatatatttgtatatttcctccattctttaaaagaaaaaaataataaatatcacgAAAGTAGCGAAATGCTCATAATGTATCATCAATTGCCATTTGGTGTTTATTGTTTAAGACTTGTTCCATAGCAATCTTCGGTTTTGTACAGGAGGCGCTAAGCCAGGAATATCGCGAATATCTTTGTTATGTGGGTTCAAAACCTATTGAAATAAACAACAAATCAATCGAGCTGAATCTATCTATATTTTGTTCATTGGGAATTATAACAATATCTAACCGTACCTTTACAGTTATGATAGCTATGACGCCAAACACAATAAGGGCGAGCATGGTCCTGATGCAATGATCTGTTGCAATCTGATGAACAAAAATAATGGTTAATTTGCTAGTAACAAGACGACATCtcatatttaatgtttttaagaGATGATCGATTGACCTGCCTACCGAGCTCCTTTGCAAGCTTTGTAGCCTTTTTCATCGAGAAATGGATGGAATCAAGCTCGTTTACAATCCTACTCATTTGTTCTGTCTGTTTTAAATCGAGAAATCAAATGTAAATTACATTAACATACACCAACatgaaacataattttttagtaTACTTGTTGTAATTAAGCTTACTTGTGATTTTAAAGTTGCTGCAGTTTCCGTCCCAACATTAATGGTCTCTTGAACAacctatttatatatagttacaTTGAAACAAcattattgattttcaaacaaaacaaaaaaggtTAGATTTTTTTCCTTTGGCACCTTCTTTGACCTCTCGATAGAATCATCGGTCTGATCCATCATGCGATGCCCTTCACCGACGAGTTGCTGGTTTGTCATTGCTGCGTAAATTCACcaaataatttcatttgaagtgtaaaaatcaaattgtaatgaTAAAAAAGAGTATATAAATTACATGATGCTAAGAAAACATTATCTTCTGTTAACCCTTCTCCAGGCTCATCAAACAGATCAATTCTCTTATTGTCAATATTGCTTGCATATCTATCAACAGAAATAATCAAATCAACACTTatattgaatgaatgaatgaatgaatgaatgaatgaatgaatgaatgaatgaatgaaagtgaaagaacccattgatcttAATGACTTACTTCTTCTTTAGAGCAACATAAGAATTCAACTCCTTGATCTGCACCACAAAGAAGAAGGGTCATAATAACaggttaattaatttctttattgagTAGAGTAGTATCAAACCATTGATTGCTTCCTTTCAGTGAGCAATTTGTCAGTATCTGGATTGGATTTATGACCTAAATCCTTAATTTCTTGATCAAAGTCCTTGATAAGCCTGGAAATAAAAAACCCACAACAAAATTTTCCATATTTGACATACTGtcataaatcataatttggTGAAGGTGAGAGTGAGTACGTACCTCTTACAGTCTCTCATCTTCTCTGTCAGCTCTTCCAACTGCCTATTCTGTCGACCGGGATCCTTAATCTTATCCAATTTCTGGAACCCATTTCTGGAGAATCAACATTAATCAAAaccattaattattagaaagaaagagaggaggGAGATTGTTTGGAACAACATACGATAGTGATCGAAGAACATCTGTTATTTGTCCCTCGATCTCCCCGAGTTCGTTGCTTATGGTGGACAGAGAAGCCATCTTCCAAGATTGATTAAAATACACTTTCTCTGTTTCTATAGAAATCTCCAACGTAAGATTAATGTACCTGGGTTGTGAACGGAATTCGAAATCTCCGATCAGATCCCGAGCAATGTAGGTGTACTACTGATATAACCATGGATCTGATCGAGAAATTAGGGGGaaagtttctaaaaaaaattaataaaaagggGCAGTAAAGGAACAATTTGTAATGAACcgaaacataatcaaatatgtTTTCCTCATAATTATTGTCTGTTTCATTCCCTTTGCGCGGAGATAGGATGACGAGGACAAAGACAaggattttaaatatttatccaATAAGAACGCCCCCGCTCTTgcttcaattttaattattctttttctttgtaTAGAcatgtattaatttataaaaataaaataagatgatAATGAAAATGATACATGTAAAATGGTGTTGGGTTAATTGAGATTTTCCTTTTGTTTTAACAGTTTCAATTCATTTTATGgaattgataattttgaatcccgttatgttttattattgaatTGAGGGTTTAACTACCtgattttctattatttattaaattaaaacaaaaatctcATCATTCTTTAATATTGGTTCATCTCACAAAGTTACATATTCAACCAAATTTAAATGGAATATGATTCAAATGAGATGGAATCCTAAGTATTATGGGATGATTTCATAAATTGTAAAACCCTAAGTATGTATTAGAGATTGAATTGAATCCATAATGATTTCATAAATTGTAAAACCCTAAGTATGTATTAGAGATTCAATTGAatccttatttatttttgttagtaacaattaaatcatatatttaattttcacatttttttatttgataaccTTACGAGTAagttttcattatatttatttattttagattacctatttttagattttttattttacttttcctctactaacacaattaaataattatatttatttattaaattaaatatttttattattttgcttctcaaatttaaaataatttttaatttacttttatttttattattaatatatttttaagtaatataattattttttaataaaaacataatattaatataaaaattatacaaactaTAATAaccttataaattaaaataataaaaatttaacaaatatttaaaataagttaagaTAGATagtgtaattaattattttaaaaatagatatctccttagaaaatatatttatttatattttataaatatttattatattttattcatttattctttttcttattaataaatatttattaattaaattttcgaaattgaaataatataagatattagTATTTagtttttacataatataattaattttcataaaaaaaataaaaaaaaatatttttagttttttaatattataaatataataaataataataataaatataataataaatataataataataaatataaaaatatattattaataataataataaatataataataaaaataaatacaataatattaataaatataataataattactataATATGAGTGAAGAATTgcactaattaataaatataataatactaataataaatataataatcataatattattatttttataataataatattaataaatataataataataataaatattaatataataataataattaatattatactaataaataatattaataaacataataaatataattaaaaataatattaataaatttaataatgataacaaataataatttaataatgataacaaataataatataaatataataataataataataaatataattataataataaatataataatatttaatgaaattatttttaattttttttaataatataaaatgattttacataaaaaaaatatttattcaaattattactagatttttttatataaaatatgatgatatataaaaacaaatatatattatttatttatttaataattttttttttaataaatgtgttttaatatatttattttaaaatactttttatatttaatattattatttttagaaaaagtagtaacaaatattaatttaaaatatatgattaaaaaaaattaaaatattaataaaacaaaccACTTAAACATTCtcacaaatttatatatatctattctataaatttatttatataaatataaattaataattaataatttaaaaaaatattatattttgatatatttttaataattaatattattacaaaataaaatatattaatacaaaatatatattattaaaaataaaaagctcatataataaacaaaaataaattaaaaaatcaaaatatataattcattattaataattaaaaaaaaagttattttagaaataaattcaaaattattataaaattaagggtaaaatatcaaattttaaaaataaaattaacagaTATTAAATTACTCCatctattaataaaaaaataaaaagtaaatattcttaattttattattaaatttaattaaaaaaaaataataatatttttatttattttttaaaataactcgtatttattagtttttttattttaaaaatatataaaaatgactataaaaataacaactataaaataatgattttattaataattattaaaaaatatgtcttattataatattatttaaaatatatatatttaaaaaaaaactaatttatttagtttaatatttgtacgtttattatttatagatattaatatttatgaaaaaatattaaaaataattaatattaataatataataaaaaaaataattaaaaaatattttaatttttatggtAAGTGATTattcacttattttttatttttttatgaataattaattattattaaaaaaaaaatcaaaattacaatttaatacttttcaaaattaaaataatataagataatattttgtttttacataatataatttatttttcataaaaaataagtgaaattattttttagtttttttaatattataaaatgataaatatttatttaacattattacagaaaacaaaata
This genomic window contains:
- the LOC124910460 gene encoding novel plant SNARE 11-like, with amino-acid sequence MASLSTISNELGEIEGQITDVLRSLSNGFQKLDKIKDPGRQNRQLEELTEKMRDCKRLIKDFDQEIKDLGHKSNPDTDKLLTERKQSMIKELNSYVALKKKYASNIDNKRIDLFDEPGEGLTEDNVFLASSMTNQQLVGEGHRMMDQTDDSIERSKKVVQETINVGTETAATLKSQTEQMSRIVNELDSIHFSMKKATKLAKELGRQIATDHCIRTMLALIVFGVIAIITVKVLNPHNKDIRDIPGLAPPVQNRRLLWNKS